The proteins below come from a single Geobacillus thermoleovorans genomic window:
- the addA gene encoding helicase-exonuclease AddAB subunit AddA, translated as MNATIRPKPAGSRWTDEQWKAIAAGGRDILVAAAAGSGKTAVLVERIIQKVTAEEGAVDIDRLLVVTFTNAAAAEMKARIGEALERELAKRPHSLHLRRQLSLLPRAAISTLHSFCLDVIRKYYYLLDLDPSFRIADETEIELLKEDVLEELLEEEYGKPDNERFFAVVDAYTGDRSDAELQEMIVALYEFSRSHPEPDEWLAGLTSMYDVDERTDIKTLPAARYIAQHAAMELAAARRLIRRALELAEEPGGPRPYADRLREDRDMIADLETRLSGPWAELHRALKALSFGRLPACRGKDYDERLIDEAKSLRDQAKKKVEALRDNVFSLDPSVWLRHMREMKPIVETIANLVRRFAVMFQAAKREKGIVDFSDLEHYCLHILRRRDPETGEWQPSPAALEYQAQFDEVLVDEYQDTNLVQEAILQLVKKGSERTGNLFMVGDVKQSIYRFRLAEPMLFLDKYKRFTADGEEGGMKIDLASNFRSRREVLDGTNFLFAQLMGETVGEMVYDEAAQLKYGADYPEGEDAAPEVMIINRQRAAEEDEEEAAEWEAAELEARLMAKKIKEIVSAPFYVYDRPSGQPRRAMYRDIVILVRSMTHAPQMIEQLQAQGIPAAADLSSGYFQATEISIMLSLLKVIDNPYQDIPLAAVLRSPLFRFDENELAMIRLADPKGTFYEALCSFRQKPAETKEEANAQRKAAAFLERLEGWRTMARRRSLADLIWLLYRDTQFYDFVGALPGGRQRQANLRALYDRARQYESTSFRGLFRFLRFIERLQERGDDLGAARPLGEQEDVVRIMTIHSSKGLEFPIVFLAGLARSFHTRDLHHPYLLDKELGFAARFVHPRLRISYPTLPLLAIQTKKRLELLAEEMRILYVALTRAKEKLYLLASVNDAAKEIEKWKSAASERGWLLPDDVRASARSYLDWIGRALIRHRDGGALAGMKAPEEVASHPSVWRVSIVPAADLRGAEAAREEMDGGVLFALEQGRPVPVEGGWRKEVKRRLLWRYSYEKETAVRAKQSVSELKEHRVLFGEQADEWRPRQGTAPVFSRPRFMQEKTLTPAEKGTALHIVMRHLDLQAPLDESSIRSQIVRLVEKELLSAEQAEVVDPAAIAAFFTADLGRRLCAAREVHREVPFSLGLKAAELYGGEGTESGRRVLVQGVIDCVFVDECGYVMIDYKTDEVVHRFAGQKEEAARFLLGRYGTQMRLYRRAIEQIWRAPVAECYLYSFDGGFVVAVE; from the coding sequence ATGAACGCCACGATTCGCCCGAAGCCGGCTGGGAGCCGATGGACGGATGAACAATGGAAGGCGATCGCCGCGGGCGGCCGAGACATTCTTGTCGCCGCGGCGGCCGGATCCGGGAAAACGGCCGTTCTTGTCGAGCGGATCATTCAAAAAGTGACGGCGGAAGAAGGAGCGGTCGATATCGATCGGCTGCTTGTCGTTACCTTTACCAATGCGGCAGCCGCGGAGATGAAAGCAAGAATCGGCGAGGCGCTCGAGCGGGAATTGGCCAAGCGTCCGCATTCGCTCCATTTGCGACGTCAACTCAGCCTGCTTCCCCGCGCCGCGATCTCGACGCTCCATTCCTTTTGCTTGGATGTCATTCGCAAATATTACTATTTGCTTGATTTGGATCCGTCGTTTCGCATCGCGGATGAAACGGAAATCGAGCTGTTGAAAGAGGATGTCCTTGAAGAGCTGCTTGAGGAGGAATATGGAAAGCCGGACAACGAGCGGTTTTTCGCTGTCGTGGATGCCTATACGGGCGACCGGAGCGATGCGGAGCTGCAGGAGATGATTGTCGCCCTTTATGAATTTTCCCGCTCCCATCCGGAACCAGATGAATGGTTGGCCGGTTTGACCTCGATGTATGATGTCGATGAACGAACAGATATAAAGACGCTGCCAGCAGCCCGCTATATCGCGCAACATGCTGCGATGGAGCTGGCGGCGGCCAGACGGCTGATCCGAAGGGCGCTTGAGCTTGCTGAAGAGCCGGGCGGACCGCGTCCGTACGCGGATCGGCTGCGCGAAGATCGAGATATGATCGCTGATTTGGAAACGCGTCTTTCTGGACCGTGGGCCGAGCTGCATCGCGCGCTAAAGGCGCTGTCGTTTGGGCGGCTGCCGGCCTGCCGCGGCAAGGACTATGACGAGCGGCTGATCGACGAAGCCAAATCGTTGCGTGATCAGGCGAAAAAGAAAGTGGAGGCGCTGCGCGACAATGTGTTTTCGCTCGATCCATCCGTTTGGCTCCGCCATATGCGGGAAATGAAGCCGATCGTTGAAACGATCGCTAACCTTGTCCGCCGTTTTGCCGTCATGTTCCAAGCGGCGAAACGGGAAAAAGGAATCGTTGATTTTTCTGACTTGGAACATTATTGTTTGCATATTTTGCGGCGGCGCGATCCGGAAACGGGCGAATGGCAGCCTTCCCCCGCCGCCTTGGAATACCAGGCGCAGTTTGATGAAGTGCTTGTTGACGAGTATCAAGATACGAACCTCGTTCAAGAAGCGATTTTGCAGCTGGTGAAAAAAGGGAGCGAACGAACAGGCAATTTGTTTATGGTCGGCGACGTGAAACAGTCGATTTACCGATTCCGCCTTGCCGAGCCGATGCTGTTTCTGGACAAATACAAACGATTCACCGCAGACGGAGAAGAAGGGGGGATGAAAATCGATCTTGCGAGCAACTTCCGCAGCCGCCGCGAAGTGCTTGACGGGACGAATTTTCTGTTTGCGCAACTCATGGGGGAAACCGTCGGCGAAATGGTTTACGACGAAGCGGCGCAGTTGAAATACGGCGCTGATTACCCGGAAGGGGAGGATGCGGCGCCGGAAGTCATGATCATCAACCGGCAGCGTGCGGCGGAAGAGGACGAAGAGGAAGCGGCTGAATGGGAAGCGGCGGAGCTCGAGGCGCGGCTGATGGCGAAAAAAATCAAAGAGATCGTTTCCGCTCCGTTTTATGTATACGATCGTCCGAGCGGGCAGCCGCGGCGCGCCATGTACCGTGACATCGTCATCCTTGTCCGCTCGATGACGCATGCGCCGCAGATGATCGAGCAGCTGCAGGCGCAAGGCATCCCGGCGGCCGCGGATTTGTCATCCGGCTATTTTCAGGCGACGGAAATTTCGATCATGCTCTCACTGTTAAAAGTGATCGACAACCCGTACCAAGACATTCCGCTCGCCGCGGTGCTCCGGTCGCCGCTCTTTCGTTTTGACGAGAATGAGCTCGCCATGATTCGCCTCGCCGATCCAAAAGGCACGTTTTATGAAGCGCTCTGTTCGTTTCGGCAAAAGCCGGCGGAAACAAAAGAGGAGGCCAACGCCCAAAGGAAAGCGGCGGCGTTCTTAGAGCGGCTCGAGGGCTGGCGTACGATGGCGCGCCGCCGCTCATTAGCTGATCTCATTTGGCTGCTGTACCGCGATACGCAATTTTACGATTTTGTCGGCGCACTGCCGGGCGGCAGGCAACGGCAGGCGAACTTGCGCGCTTTGTACGACCGCGCGCGGCAGTACGAGTCGACGTCGTTTCGCGGCTTGTTTCGCTTTCTTCGCTTCATCGAGCGGCTGCAAGAGCGCGGCGACGATTTAGGGGCGGCCCGGCCGCTCGGCGAGCAGGAAGACGTCGTGCGCATCATGACGATTCACAGCAGCAAAGGATTGGAATTTCCGATCGTGTTTCTCGCCGGGCTTGCGCGTTCGTTTCATACGCGCGATTTGCATCACCCGTATTTGCTTGATAAAGAGCTGGGTTTTGCCGCCCGCTTTGTCCACCCGCGGCTGCGCATCAGTTATCCCACGCTGCCGCTGTTGGCCATCCAAACGAAAAAGCGGCTTGAACTGCTCGCTGAGGAGATGCGCATTTTGTATGTCGCGCTCACAAGGGCAAAAGAGAAGCTGTATTTGTTGGCGTCGGTCAACGATGCGGCCAAGGAGATTGAAAAATGGAAAAGCGCTGCTTCGGAACGCGGCTGGCTTCTCCCCGACGATGTGCGGGCTTCGGCCCGCTCCTACTTGGATTGGATCGGCCGGGCGCTCATCCGTCATCGTGATGGGGGGGCGCTTGCGGGAATGAAGGCGCCTGAAGAGGTCGCCTCCCACCCGTCTGTATGGCGTGTCTCCATCGTGCCGGCCGCCGATTTGCGCGGCGCAGAGGCTGCGAGGGAGGAGATGGATGGCGGCGTGCTTTTTGCCCTCGAACAAGGACGACCCGTTCCCGTAGAAGGAGGGTGGCGGAAGGAGGTCAAACGCCGCTTGTTGTGGCGGTATTCGTATGAGAAAGAAACGGCCGTGCGCGCCAAGCAATCGGTGTCAGAACTGAAAGAACATCGCGTGCTCTTTGGCGAGCAAGCGGACGAATGGCGGCCGCGACAAGGGACGGCTCCGGTGTTTTCTCGACCGCGTTTCATGCAGGAGAAAACATTGACGCCGGCCGAAAAAGGGACGGCGCTCCATATCGTCATGCGCCATCTTGATTTGCAGGCGCCGCTTGATGAATCGTCGATCCGCAGTCAGATCGTCCGCCTTGTCGAAAAAGAGCTGCTGTCGGCAGAACAAGCAGAGGTGGTCGATCCAGCGGCCATCGCTGCCTTTTTCACTGCAGATCTTGGCCGCCGCCTTTGCGCCGCCCGCGAAGTGCACCGTGAAGTGCCGTTCAGCTTGGGGCTTAAAGCGGCTGAACTGTACGGCGGAGAAGGGACGGAAAGCGGCCGGCGCGTCCTCGTGCAAGGGGTGATCGACTGCGTGTTTGTCGACGAATGCGGCTATGTGATGATTGACTATAAAACGGATGAAGTCGTCCACCGTTTTGCTGGGCAAAAGGAAGAAGCGGCTCGTTTTCTGCTCGGCCGCTACGGGACGCAAATGCGCTTGTACCGGCGGGCCATCGAGCAAATTTGGCGTGCGCCGGTGGCGGAATGCTATTTGTATTCGTTTGACGGCGGGTTTGTTGTGGCTGTTGAGTGA
- a CDS encoding exonuclease SbcCD subunit D translates to MRILHTADWHFGRTLEGRSRMAEQEAFVDELVEIVKKEQIDIILVAGDVFDSVNPPAAAEQLFYESLARLSDKGRRPVAVISGNHDHPDRISAARTLMCAHNIFLFGRPQAAVCRIDVPSCGETMMLAPLAYPSESRLAELLSSDCKETTMRDRYDDRIRALLAAMAASFTAETVNIAMSHLYVAGGRTSDSERPIEVGGAYTVAAESLPKAAQYVALGHLHRPQDVKQAKTAARYSGSPLAYSFSEAGQTKSVTVVDVHPGGAAKVAEIPLAAGKPLIRWKATEGLAQVYRWCEEGRDRSSWIDLEIHVTESLTMEEIDRLRKLHPGFVHIRPVLPNRVEEMMEMSREPLSLEEMFHRFYERQTGGQTPDEELVRLFLELAAEEEKEGEGE, encoded by the coding sequence ATGCGGATTTTGCATACCGCGGACTGGCATTTTGGGAGAACGCTCGAGGGGCGGAGTCGGATGGCCGAGCAAGAGGCATTTGTTGATGAGCTTGTGGAGATTGTCAAGAAAGAACAAATCGACATCATCCTTGTGGCCGGCGACGTATTCGACTCCGTCAATCCGCCGGCGGCTGCGGAACAACTGTTTTATGAAAGCCTCGCCCGCCTGTCCGACAAAGGACGCCGCCCGGTGGCAGTCATCAGCGGCAACCACGACCACCCCGACCGGATCAGCGCTGCCCGGACGTTGATGTGTGCGCACAACATTTTTCTTTTCGGCCGCCCGCAAGCGGCTGTTTGCCGGATTGACGTTCCATCGTGCGGCGAAACGATGATGCTTGCTCCGTTGGCCTATCCGTCCGAATCGCGCCTCGCCGAGCTGTTGTCATCCGACTGTAAGGAGACGACGATGCGCGATCGGTACGATGACCGCATCCGCGCCCTATTAGCGGCGATGGCCGCCTCGTTCACGGCGGAGACCGTCAATATCGCGATGAGCCATCTTTACGTTGCTGGCGGACGTACGTCCGATTCCGAGCGGCCGATTGAAGTCGGCGGCGCTTATACGGTGGCGGCTGAGAGCTTGCCGAAAGCCGCGCAATATGTGGCGCTTGGCCATCTGCACCGGCCGCAGGATGTCAAGCAGGCAAAGACGGCCGCGCGCTATTCCGGCTCGCCGTTGGCGTACAGCTTTTCCGAAGCCGGTCAAACCAAATCGGTCACGGTCGTTGACGTGCATCCAGGCGGGGCGGCCAAGGTGGCGGAGATACCGCTCGCTGCCGGCAAACCGCTCATCCGTTGGAAGGCGACAGAGGGGCTCGCTCAAGTATACCGCTGGTGTGAGGAAGGAAGAGACCGATCAAGCTGGATCGATTTGGAGATCCATGTGACCGAGTCGTTGACAATGGAAGAAATTGATCGGCTGCGTAAGCTTCATCCCGGATTTGTCCACATTCGCCCGGTGCTTCCCAATCGGGTGGAAGAGATGATGGAAATGAGCCGCGAGCCGCTTTCACTTGAAGAAATGTTTCACCGCTTTTACGAACGTCAGACTGGGGGACAAACGCCGGATGAAGAGCTTGTCCGCCTCTTTTTGGAGCTGGCGGCGGAAGAAGAGAAGGAAGGGGAGGGAGAATGA